The following nucleotide sequence is from Rhodospirillales bacterium.
AATCCGGGGATATGGATGATGATATGCAGGGCAAGGATGGCCCTATGCTGGCGGCAGATTGTATGGGCGTTGACTTCTTTCAGGTGGATGTCAGCAATGATATTCAGCCCGACCTGTCTGTTGATAGCGTTGATTACGCTTGGATTGATCTGGTTACTGATTACAATTTCCAGACAGACAATATTAATGGCATTCGCGGACCGCCCGGCAGGATGCTCGATCCGCGAAGCCAGCCTTCCCTCATCCTCATAACGCAGCGGTTTCGCATCTAAATACGCTCTTTTCTCGACGGTTTTTCACGCCTCAAAAAAGGAGCAGTTCTCATGCGTGTTTTATTTTTTGTTCTAGTGTTATTTGCCTTTGTGCCTGTGGCGGTTGCGGCAGAGGAATATATATGCCCGATGCATCCGCATATCAGCGGTGAAGAAGGTAATAATTGCCCGATTTGCGGCATGACTTTAGTGCCGAAAGTTAATGAAATGCCGGAAGGCAAAAGCCATGAGGTACATGGTAGTGCTCCCGAAGGGGCGTTTCATATTGATCCGTCCTATGTTCACGCTCTGGGCGTTAAAACCGCTGAAGTAACACATCATGAATTTGGCAAGGCCATTCGCGCTTTTGGCAAGATAAGTACCAATACCCGCCTTGAATATGCAATCGATGTGCGTTCAAAGGGCTGGATTGTTGATCTGCCTGTGGATGCCGTAGGCGATACGGTTAAGAAAGGCGACTTGCTGTTCACTTATTACAGCCCTGATCTTATGAGCGCACAGTCAGACTTTTTACTGGGTAGCCGGGTTGGAAACGCCAGGCAACGTCTGCGTCTTTACGGCATGGATGACAAGGCGATTGCCGAATTGACCAAGAAGGGGAAGTTTCTGGACAAAACGCCCTTTCATGCGCCTGTCGATGGAACGGTAACGATGCTCAATGTTCGCAAAGGATCGCATGTGAATGAAGGCGGCAGTGTTATGAAGTTGCAGGATTTTTCCAGGCTCTGGGTTAATATCGATGTGCCAGTACGCGATGTTCAGTTTTTGGCTGTTGGCACGCCTGCCCAAATCACGGTGCCAGAAACAGGTGAAGTCTATGAAACGGTCATTGATTTCATTCATCCGGTGAACGACCCCAAAACCCGCACGGTGATGGTGCGCCTGATTCTCGAAAATCATGATGGAATATTGAAACTAGACACCTATGTTGATGCTGTTTTTAATGCTGATGTGCAATCGCGTTTGGCAGTGCCAGCGGAGGCTATCCTGTATGGCAGCATGGGCGCCTATGTCATGGAAAATGTAAAGGACGGGTATTTCAAGCCTGTCATGGTCAAAACAGGGATCACGGCAAACGGCCTGACGGAAATCAAAAGCGGCCTTTTACACGGCCAGCGGATTGTAACTTCGGGGCAGTTCATGCTGGATGCTGAAAGTAATCTCAAAGGCGGTATGGAGGCTATGGGCCATGTCCACTGATCAAAATAATCTCCTTTGGCACGATCCATCCAAAAGCTTTGTAGCCAAGATCATAGACTGGTCGGTGGGAAACCGCTTCTTTGTGATGCTCGGTGCCTTGGTGTTATTGGCTGTGGGGGTTGTTTCCATCACTAAAATTCCTCTGGATGCTATTCCTGACCTGTCGGATACGCAAGTGATTATTCGTACGGAGTTTCCCGGTCAGGCTCCGCAAGTGATTGAAGACCAGGTCACTTTTCCACTGTCCACGCAAATGCTGGGGCTGCCTGAGGCTAAAGTGGTGCGCGGCTTTTCCATGTTCGGCACATCTTTCGTTTATATCGTGTTTGAAGATGATGTTGATATGTATTGGGCGCGCAGCCGCGTTCTAGAGTCTTTGTCACAGGTAAGGAGTGAATTGCCCGAAGGGGCTGACCCGCAATTAGGTCCTGATGCAACGGGTGTGGGTTGGGTGTTCCAATACGCTTTGTTTGACCGCACGGGGCAGCATGATCTTTCGGAACTGCGCAGTCTGCAGGATTGGTTTGTGCGTTTTGAGCTGGCCACGATCGATGGCGTGGCGGAAGTCGCCAGCGTTGGCGGATTTGTAAAGGAATATCAGGTTCTGGTTGATCCGAATAAACTGCGCGCCTTTGACATTTCTTTAGCAATGGTGATTGAGGCCGTGCGCAGCGCCAATCAGGAAACCGGTGGACGGACACTGGAGATGGCGGAGACGGAATATCTGATCCGCTCTTTTGGTTACGTGAATAAACCCGAAGATTTACAACAAGCTGTATTGAGAGCCATAAATGGTACGTCTATTACGGTTGGCGATGTTGCGCGTGTGGTG
It contains:
- a CDS encoding efflux RND transporter periplasmic adaptor subunit, whose protein sequence is MRVLFFVLVLFAFVPVAVAAEEYICPMHPHISGEEGNNCPICGMTLVPKVNEMPEGKSHEVHGSAPEGAFHIDPSYVHALGVKTAEVTHHEFGKAIRAFGKISTNTRLEYAIDVRSKGWIVDLPVDAVGDTVKKGDLLFTYYSPDLMSAQSDFLLGSRVGNARQRLRLYGMDDKAIAELTKKGKFLDKTPFHAPVDGTVTMLNVRKGSHVNEGGSVMKLQDFSRLWVNIDVPVRDVQFLAVGTPAQITVPETGEVYETVIDFIHPVNDPKTRTVMVRLILENHDGILKLDTYVDAVFNADVQSRLAVPAEAILYGSMGAYVMENVKDGYFKPVMVKTGITANGLTEIKSGLLHGQRIVTSGQFMLDAESNLKGGMEAMGHVH